CGGATGCCTGCGCTACGCCCGCACTGTCGTGTTGTTTGCGGAAAAGGCGCCGGAGTCCGTGCCTACATGTTCAGATCCCATGCGGCGGCGAGGCCGCGGAGAGTGAGGTCGGGGACGAGGCGAAAGGGCGTTTTCAGGCGTTGCCGCAGGAGCGCCGCGGAGCCGCCGGTGGCCAGAATGTGCGGTGTCGTTTCACCCCGGGTCGCGAATTCATCCAGGACGGCGTCGAGCAGCGCCTGGATCATCCCGCCGAAGCCGATGACGGTGCCGATGCGCATGGCCTCGATGGTCGAGTGGCCGATGGGGCGCGCCACGTCGATGGAGTCGTCGAGCGCGGGAAGCAGCGCGGTTTGTTCGTGCAGATAGCGCCGCATGAGTTCCACGCCGGGCGCGATGATGCCGCCCTCATAGCCGTGCTCGCGGGTGACGATGTCGAAGGTGACTGCCGTGCCCATGTCGATGACGATGGCGGGGATGCCGGTGAGCGCCTGGGCGCCGGCGGCGTTGGCGAGGCGGTCCTGCCCGATTTCGGCGGGGCGCGGATAATGGATGGGCACGCCCAGCTTTTTCTCATGCGTGAGGTGAAACACGGGCAGCGAAAACCCGTCGCGCGCCAGCACGGCGCGCAGGCGCGCGGTCGCATCGGGAACGACGGAGCAGAAGGCGAGCCCTTCGATGCCGGGCTGGCGCGCGAGGAGATCGGCGATGCGCGGGCCGATGCCGTGCGCAGGGTCGTCGAGGGTGCGCGTGGGCGTCTCGTATTGCGTGCTCGCGCCCGCGCGGCGCCCGACCAGACCGAAGTGCGTGTGCGTGTTGCCGATGTCGATGCAGAGGAGCATGGGGAGGAGAAGTATCAAGTGGCAGGTATCAAGTAACAAGAGGAAGTGCCGTGTGATGCCAGCGTATTCCAGCCGCCGGCTTGGTTCTTGTTACTCGCCACTTGATACTTGTCACTTGTCACTTTTCTCAATCGTGACCTCGCCGGCGCGGAAACGGAGGGTTTTCCCGGCGGCGTCGCGCAGGATGAGCGAGCCTTCGGCAT
This genomic stretch from Termitidicoccus mucosus harbors:
- a CDS encoding type III pantothenate kinase — encoded protein: MILLLPMLLCIDIGNTHTHFGLVGRRAGASTQYETPTRTLDDPAHGIGPRIADLLARQPGIEGLAFCSVVPDATARLRAVLARDGFSLPVFHLTHEKKLGVPIHYPRPAEIGQDRLANAAGAQALTGIPAIVIDMGTAVTFDIVTREHGYEGGIIAPGVELMRRYLHEQTALLPALDDSIDVARPIGHSTIEAMRIGTVIGFGGMIQALLDAVLDEFATRGETTPHILATGGSAALLRQRLKTPFRLVPDLTLRGLAAAWDLNM